One region of Candidatus Bipolaricaulota bacterium genomic DNA includes:
- a CDS encoding DUF89 family protein, whose amino-acid sequence MKAYLDCFPCFMRQALEAARMATDDPALQRAALDRVARLLPTVSMGATPVEIGQLVHRAVREVTGVPDPYAAVKRESNDLGLRLYPELKGRVEGSPDPLLAAIKIAGAGNVIDFGANTADGSVERMAEDSFSRALDEPLDAAQYRAFVERLAEVDRVLYLGDNAGEIVCDRILVEELVRRGKEVTFAVRGAPTINDATMADARYVGLDAIATVIANGSDAPGTLLSDCSHEFLTEFRRAELIIAKGQGNFEGLSDVPGPIFFLFKVKCPVIAREAGAPLGTVILREQVREGMTE is encoded by the coding sequence ATGAAGGCGTATCTCGACTGTTTCCCCTGTTTCATGCGCCAGGCGCTCGAGGCGGCCCGGATGGCGACCGATGATCCGGCCTTGCAACGAGCCGCCCTCGATCGAGTCGCCCGGCTCCTCCCCACTGTCTCGATGGGGGCCACTCCGGTGGAGATCGGGCAGCTCGTCCACCGGGCGGTGCGGGAGGTGACCGGGGTCCCCGATCCGTACGCGGCGGTGAAGCGGGAGTCGAACGACCTCGGGCTCAGGCTGTACCCCGAGTTAAAGGGACGGGTGGAGGGCTCCCCCGATCCTCTCCTCGCGGCGATCAAGATCGCCGGAGCGGGGAACGTCATCGACTTCGGGGCTAACACCGCGGACGGGTCGGTCGAACGGATGGCGGAGGACTCGTTCTCCCGCGCCCTGGATGAGCCGCTCGATGCCGCCCAGTACCGCGCGTTCGTGGAGCGGCTGGCGGAGGTGGACCGGGTCCTCTACCTGGGGGATAACGCCGGGGAGATCGTCTGCGATCGGATCCTGGTGGAGGAGCTGGTGCGCCGTGGTAAGGAGGTCACGTTCGCGGTCCGCGGTGCCCCGACGATAAACGACGCCACCATGGCCGACGCGCGTTACGTCGGGCTGGATGCCATAGCAACGGTAATCGCGAACGGTTCCGACGCCCCCGGGACGCTGCTTTCCGACTGCTCTCACGAGTTTCTGACTGAGTTTCGCCGGGCCGAGCTGATCATCGCCAAGGGGCAGGGAAACTTTGAAGGGCTCTCCGACGTCCCTGGACCGATCTTCTTTTTGTTCAAGGTGAAGTGCCCGGTGATCGCGCGGGAGGCCGGGGCGCCGCTCGGAACGGTGATCCTGCGGGAACAGGTGCGAGAGGGGATGACGGAATGA
- a CDS encoding YggS family pyridoxal phosphate-dependent enzyme, whose protein sequence is MIEENVKRILSELPDGVTLVAAAKTRTPDEIRRAVSAGVHAIGENYVQEAADAFSVLGRIAPWHMIGHLQKNKVKRAVGIFDMIETVDSLELGERIDRECAKQGKVMPVLVEVNSGREPQKAGVLPEAVEELVRRLAELAHVKVQGLMTMGPRFGEPELARPYFRETKRLFDELQALGLANVEMRYLSMGMSNTYRIAIEEGANMVRIGSAIFGERKE, encoded by the coding sequence ATGATCGAGGAGAACGTAAAGCGGATCCTCTCCGAGCTCCCGGATGGTGTCACCCTCGTCGCCGCGGCGAAGACGAGAACGCCGGACGAGATCCGGCGAGCCGTCTCTGCCGGGGTGCATGCGATCGGGGAGAACTACGTGCAGGAGGCGGCTGACGCGTTCTCCGTCCTCGGGCGGATCGCCCCCTGGCACATGATCGGTCACCTGCAGAAGAACAAGGTGAAGAGGGCGGTTGGAATCTTTGACATGATCGAGACCGTCGACTCGCTCGAGCTCGGGGAGAGGATCGACCGGGAGTGCGCGAAACAGGGTAAAGTCATGCCGGTCTTAGTGGAGGTGAACTCCGGCCGCGAGCCGCAGAAGGCCGGGGTCCTCCCCGAGGCGGTGGAGGAGCTGGTGCGCAGGCTGGCCGAGCTTGCCCACGTCAAGGTGCAGGGGTTGATGACGATGGGGCCGCGGTTCGGTGAGCCTGAGCTCGCCCGGCCGTATTTCCGGGAGACGAAACGGCTGTTCGACGAGTTGCAGGCGCTCGGGTTGGCGAACGTCGAGATGCGGTACCTCTCGATGGGGATGAGCAACACCTACAGGATTGCGATCGAGGAAGGAGCGAACATGGTTCGCATCGGAAGCGCAATATTCGGGGAAAGGAAGGAATGA